A DNA window from Lolium rigidum isolate FL_2022 unplaced genomic scaffold, APGP_CSIRO_Lrig_0.1 contig_28069_1, whole genome shotgun sequence contains the following coding sequences:
- the LOC124680782 gene encoding ethylene-responsive transcription factor ABI4-like: MGPNPSLEKMAGPGAGAGWAPRGRVVRILVHDDDATDSSSSEDEAPPRPSQPPPGRGEGERGPGPRRKKRRVMEATTGKRGSSSSSSSSASSWARPKVRYCGVRQRRWGKFAAEIRDPYQGRRLWLGTFDTAEEAAAAYDAAKIRIRADAAKNRVTKIRVHHNGMPADFISAFRPPPLKHAKPPISPLPPPLAPEPAKSAISPPALTAEPAKPAISPPPPPPPEPQPAKPAISPLRPPLPANLPFALPLKLRMKFARPPEFKEKDWDWCNAGEEVKEESSTSAAAEVKEEGAGDVKVEAASRAAPEVKVEAGACEGEAKEGADGTSAKPIWAIITGKRKKRSGCGTRVGALHASSVCVEEVGGT; the protein is encoded by the coding sequence ATGGGTCCGAACCCTAGCCTGGAGAAGATGGCCGGCCCCGGCGCGGGCGCGGGGTGGGCGCCGAGGGGACGCGTGGTGCGGATCCTCGTGCACGACGACGACGCCACcgactcctcctccagcgaggacgaggcgccgccgcggccgtCGCAGCCGCCGCCTGGGCGGGGCGAGGGGGAGAGGGGGCCGGGGCCGCGGAGGAAGAAGCGCCGCGTGATGGAGGCCACCACGGGGAAGAggggctcctcgtcctcctcctcctcctccgcctcctcctgggCCAGGCCCAAGGTCAGGTACTGCGGCGTGCGCCAGCGCCGCTGGGGCAAGTTCGCCGCCGAGATCCGCGACCCATACCAGGGCCGCCGCctctggctcggcaccttcgacaccgccgaggaggccgccgccgcataCGACGCCGCCAAGATCCGCATCCGCGCCGACGCCGCCAAAAACCGCGTCACCAAAATACGCGTCCACCACAACGGCATGCCCGCCgatttcatttccgccttccgcCCGCCGCCGCTTAAGCATGCCAAACCGCCCAtctcgccgctgccgccgccgcttgcGCCAGAGCCTGCCAAGTCGGCCATCTCGCCGCCGGCGCTTACGGCAGAGCCTGCGAAGCCGGCCAtatcaccaccgccgccgcctccaccagagCCACAGCCTGCCAAGCCGGCCATCTCGCCGCTGCGGCCTCCTCTACCAGCTAATTTGCCATTCGCCCTCCCGCTGAAGCTGAGGATGAAGTTTGCCCGTCCTCCAGAGTTTAAGGAGAAGGACTGGGATTGGTGCAATGCAGGGGAGGAGGTCAAGGAGGAATCCAGTACCTCTGCCgcagcggaggtcaaggaggaaggCGCAGGCGATGTAAAGGTGGAGGCCGCGAGCCGTGCCGCACCAGAGGTGAAGGTCGAGGCCGGCGCCTGCGAAGGCGAGGCGAAAGAGGGGGCCGACGGCACCTCTGCCAAGCCAATTTGGGCCATCATCACCGGCAAGCGCAAGAAGCGGTCGGGCTGCGGCACCCGCGTCGGCGCcctccacgcctcctccgtctgcgtCGAGGAAGTTGGCGGGACCTGA